From the Plodia interpunctella isolate USDA-ARS_2022_Savannah chromosome 5, ilPloInte3.2, whole genome shotgun sequence genome, one window contains:
- the LOC128670256 gene encoding uncharacterized protein LOC128670256, with the protein MIKFILLGLVFTTAVRADQDVSKRQKKFLFYDEGGRMVNIFSNPYLQNFFLNAGNLPLFWNFLNPFFNYLRPISISGTSACFMIPVSEQVVQDIANDPVYENSLVLPQKQPVIEPNPLCAGKRGSFSSPKSCSAFLNCWDGWAFEQQCPEGLMFSGAGYCDYSDNVDCKNRFKPVPSPPAICKQDFQTFRNKENCNEFFVCVGRQPVKFQCPADLAYNETLGICDYRDQVNCAPALPDAPSSPQAGAAPPVPAFPPPLAPAPSDPAPSPPLNRPAPINFYPTAAPATAPPASPLFPSLAPKPYYGSDFIFSNSIIKQESLLAGHRAASREDAIKQLLSSIAIK; encoded by the exons ATGATCAAGTTTATCTTACTAGGGTTGGTCTTTACAACGGCCGTACGCGCGGATCAAGATGTGAGTAAACGACAGAAAAAATTCTTat TTTACGACGAAGGCGGCCGCATGGTGAATATATTCAGCAATCCGTACCTCCAAAACTTTTTCCTCAACGCTGGAAACTTGCCGCTCTTCTGGAATTTCTTGAATCCCTTCTTCAACTATCTCAGA CCGATATCAATCAGCGGTACATCAGCATGCTTCATGATCCCGGTGTCCGAGCAAGTGGTCCAGGACATCGCCAACGACCCCGTCTACGAAAACAGCCTCGTCTTACCCCAGAAGCAGCCGGTCATTGAACCCAACCCCCTATGCGCCGGAAAACGGGGGTCATTCTCATCTCCTAAGTCTTGCAGCGCCTTTTTGAACTGCTGGGACGGTTGGGCGTTCGAACAGCAATGCCCTGAAGGCCTCATGTTCTCAGGAGCGGGGTACTGTGACTACTCGGATAATGTGGATTGTAAAAACAGGTTTAAACCAG TGCCGTCACCACCTGCAATCTGCAAACAAGACTTCCAGACGTTCAGAAACAAGGAGAACTGCAATGAATTCTTTGTGTGCGTCGGGAGGCAGCCTGTGAAGTTCCAGTGCCCTGCCGACTTGGCTTACAATGAG ACCCTTGGAATATGCGACTACAGGGACCAGGTCAACTGCGCACCGGCGCTGCCCGACGCGCCGTCGTCGCCGCAAGCCGGGGCAGCCCCTCCAGTCCCAGCGTTCCCCCCTCCGTTAGCCCCAGCCCCCAGTGA CCCAGCACCCAGTCCCCCACTCAACCGCCCTGCCCCAATAAACTTCTACCCCACAGCAGCACCTGCCACCGCGCCCCCCGCTTCACCACTGTTCCCTTCACTGGCACCTAAACCTTATTACGGCAGCGACTTCATTTTCTCCAATTCCATTATCAAGCAAGAAA GCTTGTTGGCGGGTCACAGGGCGGCGTCTCGCGAAGATGCTATCAAACAACTACTATCTTCAATAGCTATAAAGTGA
- the obst-B gene encoding protein obstructor-E: MAFRCVGVVLLCLTVLASSAVPKTPRKKPANQPARVAQDAERDAEITNSCPDDGFFADAEQCDKYYECRNGEIIEKLCPDGMVFNDYSPEEEKCDLPFNIDCSQRPKLQTPIKTLHCPRLNGYFSHEDPKECGKFYYCVDGKFNMITCPDGLVYNEKTGICTWPDEAKKKGCGASEVFKFDCPAVNETFGQTHPRYADPEDCQFFYVCINGNTPRRSGCKLGQAFDDVQKRCEWARKVPECADWYKGQLTDAELDALENPPTARPKVTGSSQPSRRKPQRPGKGKSAPVVDEDVE, translated from the exons ATGGCGTTCCGGTGCGTGGGAGTCGTGCTTTTATGTTTAACTG TATTAGCTTCATCAGCAGTACCAAAGACCCCTCGCAAGAAACCAGCCAACCAGCCCGCGCGAGTGGCGCAGGATGCCGAGCGCGACGCAGAGATAACCAACTCCTGTCCTGATGATGGCTTCTTCGCGGACGCTGAGCAGTGTGACAAGTACTACGAGTGCAG AAATGGCGAGATCATCGAGAAACTGTGCCCAGACGGCATGGTGTTCAACGACTACAGCCCCGAGGAGGAGAAGTGTGACCTGCCCTTCAATATCGACTGCTCGCAAAGGCCCAAATTGC agACCCCAATCAAGACACTCCACTGTCCGCGCCTGAACGGCTACTTCTCCCATGAGGACCCGAAGGAGTGCGGCAAATTCTACTACTGCGTGGACGGCAAGTTCAACATGATCACGTGCCCCGACGGCCTGGTCTACAACGAGAAGACCGGCATCTGCACCTGGCCTGATGAGGCCAAGAAGAAGGGCTGCGGTGCTTCTG aggTGTTCAAATTCGACTGTCCGGCCGTGAACGAAACATTTGGTCAGACACACCCTAGGTACGCGGACCCTGAGGACTGCCAGTTCTTCTATGTCTGCATCAACGGTAACACCCCTCGCCGGTCAGGCTGCAAGCTTGGACAGGCTTTCGATGACGTCCAGAAGCGCTGCGAGTGGGCCAGGAAGGTGCCTGAATG CGCGGATTGGTACAAGGGCCAGCTGACTGATGCTGAGTTGGACGCGCTAGAGAATCCCCCTACAGCTCGGCCCAAGGTCACCGGCAGCTCACAGCCGTCGCGCCGCAAGCCACAACGCCCAGGCAAGGGCAAGTCGGCGCCAGTCGTCGACGAGGACGTGGAGTAG
- the Peritrophin-A gene encoding protein obstructor-E → MSALYAVLFASLAIANAGILLEHAPACPESYGVQAYAHPELCDQFFLCTNGTLTVETCENGLLFDGKGAVHNHCNYNWAVDCGDRKADLTPLSTHGCEYQFGIYPDSNECSTSYVKCAFGIPNQEPCTPGLVYDDRIHGCNWPDLLQPFCNPEAVVGFKCPTKVPSNSPAAKFWPFPRFPVPGDCHRLITCVEGQPRLITCEEGKVFDDQNLTCEDPDIVPHCGHA, encoded by the exons ATGAGTGCTCTCTACGCGGTACTGTTCGCCTCTCTGGCTATAG CCAACGCAGGCATCCTATTAGAGCATGCTCCCGCGTGTCCAGAATCGTACGGAGTACAG GCGTATGCGCACCCCGAGCTGTGCGACCAGTTCTTCCTCTGCACCAACGGAACCCTCACAGTGGAAACTTGCGAGAATGGTCTGTTATTCGACGGCAAGGGCGCCGTGCACAACCACTGTAACTACAACTGGGCGGTAGACTGCGGCGATAGGAAAGCTGATT TGACTCCCCTGTCAACACATGGCTGTGAGTACCAGTTCGGTATCTATCCCGACAGCAACGAGTGTTCTACCAGCTACGTCAAGTGTGCCTTCGGGATCCCCAACCAGGAGCCGTGCACCCCGGGGCTGGTGTACGACGACCGCATCCACGGCTGCAACTGGCCTGATTTGCTGCAACCTTTCTGCAACCCTGAAG CGGTCGTCGGCTTCAAGTGCCCCACAAAAGTGCCGTCCAACTCGCCCGCGGCCAAGTTCTGGCCGTTCCCAAGATTCCCAGTACCCGGAGATTGCCACAGGCTCATCACATGTGTGGAAGGCCAGCCCAGACTAATCACCTGCGAGGAAGGCAAGGTCTTTGATGACCAGAACCTCACCTGCGAAGATCCTGACATTGTTCCTCACTGCGGACACgcgtaa